The Lycium barbarum isolate Lr01 chromosome 9, ASM1917538v2, whole genome shotgun sequence genome has a segment encoding these proteins:
- the LOC132609435 gene encoding enhancer of rudimentary homolog, giving the protein MANRHTIILMQTSQNRATRTFMDYESISQAMDGICALYERKLKELNPAIREITYDISDLYNFIDGLADMSALVYDQSIQAYLPNDRQWIKQKTLQHLKKLASQR; this is encoded by the exons GCAAACAGGCACACCATTATTCTCATGCAGACATCTCAGAACCGAGCAACTCGCACTTTCATGGATTATGAATCAATAAGTCAAGCAATGGACG GAATTTGTGCTTTGTATGAGAGGAAACTCAAGGAATTGAACCCAGCTATCAGAGAAATCACTTACGACATCTCAGATCTTTACAATTTCATAGATGGCCTTGCCGATATGAGTGCATTAGT GTATGATCAGTCCATCCAGGCTTACTTACCCAACGACCGACAGTGGATAAAGCAGAAAACATTGCAACACCTGAAAAAGCTGGCATCACAGAGATAA